The following coding sequences are from one Salvia miltiorrhiza cultivar Shanhuang (shh) unplaced genomic scaffold, IMPLAD_Smil_shh original_scaffold_419_1, whole genome shotgun sequence window:
- the LOC131004561 gene encoding uncharacterized protein LOC131004561: protein MANRKAVEALNLLLQDLMENQLLFGGKTVVLGGDFRQTIPIVRRGSREEIVDACLVYSSIWLLIRKIHLTQNMRAMEDPVFTDLLLRVGEGIEPNVRVDYINLPEDMCLSYHGSDSPLDTLVNEIFPSFDAYSSGSSSLINTAILTPNNECMGEINESLIGKFPGNMVEYVSTDYANDPSQQQYYQDYMNAISVGSLPPHVLKLKVNCPVMLLRNLNPLEGLCNGTRLIVRDLGRHVIGAVIAVGTHSAICCFIKGQNIKFNKILNSTASC from the exons ATGGCAAATCGAAAGGCAGTTGAAGCATTAAATTTATTGTTGCAAGATTTGATGGAAAACCAGTTATTGTTTGGTGGCAAAACAGTTGTTCTTGGTGGAGATTTTCGGCAAACTATACCAATTGTTCGAAGGGGTTCTCGTGAAGAGATAGTGGATGCTTGTTTGGTATATTCATCCATATGGCTTCTTATTCGAAAAATTCATTTGACACAGAATATGCGGGCAATGGAGGATCCTGTTTTTACAGATTTGTTATTGAGGGTTGGTGAAGGCATAGAGCCAAATGTTCGTGTTGATTATATTAATCTTCCTGAAGATATGTGTCTTTCTTACCATGGTTCAGATTCACCTCTTGACACACTGGTCAATGAAATATTTCCGTCGTTTGATGCATATTCTAGCGGTTCTTCGAGCCTTATAAATACCGCTATTTTAACTCCTAATAATGAATGTATGGGAGAAATTAATGAATCATTGATTGGAAAATTCCCAGGCAATATGGTTGAATATGTTAGCACGGATTATGCAAACGATCCAAGCCAGCAACAATACTATCAAGATTATATGAATGCAATTAGTGTTGGTTCATTGCCACCACATGTTCTTAAATTAAAGGTTAACTGTCCAGTTATGTTACTTCGCAACTTAAATCCATTGGAGGGGTTGTGTAATGGAACACGTTTAATTGTGCGTGATCTTGGTAGGCACGTGATCGGAGCCGTCATTGCTGTAGGGACTCATTCTG CTATATGTTGCTTTATCAAGGGTCAGAACatcaagttcaataaaattcttAATTCGACCGCCAGTTGCTGA